In Streptomyces paludis, the genomic stretch CGGCTCTCGCTGCTCTCCGGCGGCGAGCGGTCCCTGACGGCCGTGGCGCTGCTGGTGTCGATCTTCAAGGCCAGGCCCAGCCCGTTCTATGTGATGGACGAGGTCGAGGCGGCGCTCGACGACACCAATCTCCAGCGGCTGATCATGCTCATGCGGGAGTTGCGGGACAGCTCCCAGCTGATCGTGATCACACATCAGAAACGCACGATGGAGGTCGCGGACGCGCTCTACGGGGTGTCCATGCAGGGCGACGGGGTCTCGAAGGTCATCAGCCAGCGGCTGCGCTGATCCCCCCCCCGCATCCCGGCCGTGTCGCCTCGGCGTCCTCAAGTGGTGCCTGACGGCAACGTATGACCCACTGGAAGGGCCCGCCGACCCCACGACCGGCAACGCAACGCGGCCGGGCGGCTCCAGGAGTACACGTGACCAGCACAGCGCAGGTTCCGCCGCCCAGCGGCCGAGCGGCCCACCCCGACCACATCGGGCATGTCATCTTCATCACGGCGGCGGCCGCGATGGGCGGTTTCCTCTTCGGCTACGACAGTTCGGTCATCAACGGCGCCGTCGAGGCCATCCGCCACCGGTACGGCATCGGCTCCGCCGCCCTCGCGCAGGTCATCGCCATCGCCCTGATCGGCTGCGCCATCGGGGCCGCCACCGCGGGCCGGATCGCCGACCGTATCGGCCGTATCCGCTGCATGCGGATCTCCGCCGGCCTCTTCACCGTCAGCGCCGTCGGCTCCGCGCTGCCCTTCGACATCTACGACCTCGCCTTCTGGCGCGTCATCGGCGGCTTCGCGATCGGCATGGCGTCGGTGATCGGCCCCGCCTATATCGCGGAGGTCTCCCCGGCGGCGTACCGCGGCCGGCTCGGCTCGTTCCAGCAGGCCGCGATCGTGATCGGGATCGCCGTCTCCCAGCTGGTGAACTACGGGATCCTCCAGCTCGCGGACGGCGACCAGCGCGGCCGGATCGCCGGGCTGGAGGCATGGCAGTGGATGCTCGGTGTGATGGTCGTCCCGGCGCTGCTGTACGGCCTGCTCTCCTTCGCGATCCCCGAGTCGCCGCGCTATCTGATCTCGGCGGGCCGGGCGGACCGTGCCAAGGAGGTGCTCGCGGAGGTCGAGAGCAAGGGCGTCGACCTGGACGCCCGGGTCGCCGAGATCGAGCACGCGATGCGCCGGGAGCACAAGCCGGTCTTCCGGGATCTGATGGGCAGCCGCTTCGGCTTCCTGCCCATCGTCTGGATCGGTATCGGACTCTCCGTCTTCCAGCAGCTCGTCGGCATCAATGTCGCCTTCTACTACTCGGCGACGCTCTGGCAGTCGGTCGGTATCGATCCGTCCAGCTCGTTCTTCTATTCGTTCACGACATCGATCGTGAACATCATCGGCACCGTGATCGCGATGGTCCTGGTCGACCGGGTCGGCCGTAAGCCCCTCGCGCTGACCGGTTCCATCGGAATGGCGGTCGCCCTCGCCTTTGAAGCGTGGGCGTTCTCGGCGGAACTCGTGCACGGCAAGCTGCCGAACACCGAGGGGACCGTCGCGCTGATCGCGGCCCATGTGTTCGTGCTGTTCTTCGCGCTGTCCTGGGGCGTCGTCGTCTGGGTCTTCCTCGGCGAGATGTTCCCCAACCGGATCCGCGCCGCCGCGCTCGGGGTCGCCGCCTCGGCGCAGTGGATCGCCAACTGGGCCATCACCGCGAGTTTCCCGAGCCTGGCCGACTGGAATCTCTCGGGTACGTACGTGATCTACGCCTGCTTCGCGACCCTCTCCATCCCGTTCGTGGTCCTGTTCGTAAAGGAGACGAAGGGCAAGACACTGGAAGAGATGGGATAACCGCGGGGCGGTCCCGTGGCTGATACTGAGTGGGTTATGGAAACCGTCATCCTTGTTGTAGTCATCGCCCTGGTCGCCCTCGGCGCCATCGGCGGGCTCGTGGTCGGCAGCCGCAAGAAGAAGCTGCCGCCCTCGGCGCCGTCGAGCACGCCGACCATCACCGCTCCGCCCGCCGAGCCGCACGTCGGTGACGAGGCGGAGACCCCGCGCGACGAATCGCGCCGCACGATCGAGGAGGTCGGACTGCCGGACTCCGGCGGCGCGCCCGTCGCCGTCGAGGAACCGGCCCTGGGCGCTCCGCCCGAGATCGAGATCCCCGAACCGTCCGCCGGCCGGCTGGTCCGGCTGCGCGCGCGGCTCGCCCGTTCGCAGAACGCCCTCGGCAAGGGGCTGCTCACGCTGCTCTCCCGGGAGCACCTGGACGACGAGACGTGGGAGGAGATCGAGGACACCCTGCTGGCCGCCGATGTCGGTGTCGCGCCGACCCACGAGCTGGTCGCGCGGCTGCGCGAGCGGGTCCGGGTGCTCGGCACCCGGACCCCGCAGGAGCTGCGCGCGCTGCTGCGGGAGGAGCTGGTCCTGCTGCTGGACCCGGAGTCGGACCGCGTGGTGAAGACCGAGAGCGGGCTGGACACCCCGGCCGTCGTGATGGTCGTCGGGGTCAACGGCACCGGCAAGACCACGACCACCGGCAAGCTGGCGCGGGTGCTGGTCGCGGACGGGCGCTCGGTCGTGCTCGGCGCGGCGGACACCTTCCGCGCCGCCGCCGCCGACCAGCTCCAGACCTGGGGCGAGCGGGTCGGCGCCCGTACCGTACGCGGCCCCGAGGGCGGCGATCCGGCGTCCGTGGCGTTCGACGCGGTCAAGGAGGGCATCGCGGAGGGCGCGGATGTCGTGCTCATCGACACGGCGGGCCGGCTGCACACCAAGACCGGTCTGATGGACGAGCTGGGCAAGGTCAAGCGGGTCGTGGAGAAGCACGGTCCGCTGGACGAGGTGCTGCTCGTGCTGGACGCCACCACCGGGCAGAACGGGCTGGTGCAGGCGCGGGTGTTCGCGGAGGTCGTGGACATCACCGGCATCGTGCTGACCAAGCTGGACGGTACGGCCAAGGGCGGCATCGTGATCGCGGTCCAGCGGGAGCTGGGGGTGCCGGTGAAGCTGGTGGGCCTGGGGGAGGGGCCGGACGATCTGGCCCCCTTCGAGCCCGAGGCGTTCGTGGACGCGCTGATCGGCGACTGACGTACGGCGTACCGAGGTGGCTGACGCCGGGTACGGACGCGGGTGCGGGGGTACGGGCGGAGGCTGCCCGTACCCCCGCACCCGCGTCCGGGGCGTGCAGCGCGCACCCGGCGCCGGTGCCGGTGTCCGTGGCTCCTGCTCCGGGCTCTCCCGGTGTCGCCCGGTGTCACCCGGTGGCGAAGCGGTGGCAGAGATACGCCAGGGTGCCGAGCAGCAGCCGGGCCGGCGGCGGCGCGGCGGCCGTGTCCAGCGACGGCGGCCGGAGCCAGCGCACGGGGCCGAGGCCGGCCGGCCGGGTCGGCGGCGCCGCGACATGGGCGCCGGGCCCCAGCGCGTGCAGATCGAGGTCGGCGTCGTCCCAGCCCATCCGGTAGAGCAGCGCGGGGAGTTCGGCGGCGGCGCCCGGCGCGACGAAGAAGTGGGCCCGCCCGCCCGGGGTCGCCGTCACCGGCCCCACCGGCAGCCCCATCCGCTCCAGCCGCACCAGCGCGCGGCTGCCCGCCGGTTCGGCGACATCGATGACGTCGAAGCACCGGCCCACCGGGAGCAGTACGGACGCGCCCGGCGCCGCGGCCCATGCCCCGGTGACCTCGGCGAGCGTCGAGCCCGCCGGGATCTCGCCCCGGCCCCGCGGATGCGCGCCGGGCTCGGGGCAGGCCGGGTCGCCGCAGGAGCAGCGCCCGTCCGGCGCCCGGGCGCCGAGGACGACGTCCCAGCCCCAGAGTCCGGTGTACTCCGCCACCTCGGTGCACTCTGCGGTGCGTCCGCGGCGGCGTGAGCCGGACCGCATTTCCCGGATCTCCCGGATGCCGCCGATCGTGAAGCCCATGCCCCCTCCAACGGGTGAACTCGCCGGTGGTTACGTGTCGCAGTCTGCCTGTTACTCTCCGTCGCCACCGGGGCGATCGGGACGGCGCAAAGAAGCATTCAGGGGTGTGCGAAGTGAAATACGCGCCCCGGCGTGCGAGGTTTTGGCCGTGCCCTGACCGTGGTGTGTCAAGTCAATCGCGCTCTGACATGGGTGAGTTCATTCGAAGGGGTGGCGAATGGTGGCGATTCTGTGAGCGCCCTCGCCGAAGGGGTGATCGTAGGATTACTTTCAGTACACGGGTTCAGGGGATAACGGTCCCACGGGTATGCCAAAGGCAACTCGGTTTCCTGTTCGAAGGGGGGCATCCTCCGGACAACAGGCCGTCACTCACGGCATTCTGATACCGGTTCGCAGCGGCGAGAGCCGCGACGCGACAAGGGCTTCTCAGGTTTCGGCGGATGGGGGCGTTCCAGTGGACGGCGGCGGCGCGGGCGGTACGAACACGGGCAAGCGTCCGAACGGACAACTCGGCTCGTGGTTCATCCGCAGCGGCTGGTCCAAGGGCGAGCTGGCCCGGCAGGTGAACCGCAGAGCGCGCGAGATGGGCGCCCACCACATCAGCACCGACACCTCCCGCGTCCGCCGCTGGCTCGACGGCGAACAGCCCCGCGAGCCGATCCCCCGGATCCTCTCCGAGCTGTTCTCCGAGCGCTTCGGCGCCGTCGTCGCCATTGAGGACCTCGGACTGCGCTCCGCCCACCAGTCGCCCTCGGTGTCCGGCGTCGATCTGCCCTGGACCGGACCGCAGACGGTCGCCCTGATCAGCGAGTTCTCCCGCAGCGATCTCATGCTGGCGCGCCGCGGCTTCCTCGGCACCTCGTTAGCCCTCGCCGCCGGGCCCTCGCTCGTGGAGCCCATGCAGCGCTGGCTGGTGCCCGCCCCGCCCGGGGACCCGGGCCGTACGGAGACCGGGCCCGCCGCCCCCTCCGCGCTGCCGGGACTCTCCGGCCCCGAGCTGGACCTGCTGGAGTCGACCACCGCGTGCTTCCGGCTCTGGGACGCCCAGTGCGGCGGCGGACTGCGCCGCAAGGCCGTCGTCGGGCAGCTGCACGAGCTGACCGACCTGCTCCAGGAGTCGCACCCCGAGGCCACCTCCCGGCGGCTCTTCCGCTGCGCCGCCGAGCTGGCCGAGCTGGCCGGCTGGATGAGCTACGACGTCGGCCTCCAGCCCAACGCCCAGAAGTACTTCGTCCTGGCCCTGCACGCCGCCAAGGAGGCCGGGGACAAGCCGCTCGGCTCGTACATCCTGTCGTCCATGAGCCGCCAGATGATCCATCTGGGCCGGCCCGACGACGCGCTGGAGCTGATCCATCTCGCCCAGTACGGCAGCCGCGACAGCGCCACCCCCCGGACCCAGGCGATGCTGTATGCGATGGAGGCCCGGGCATACGCCAATATGGGCCAGCCGAGCCGGACCAAGCGCGCTGTCCGAATGGCCGAGGACACCTTCTCCGACATCGGTCTCGACGGCGAGCCGGAGCCCGACTGGATCCGCTTCTTCTCCGAGGCCGAGCTGAACGGCGAGAACGCGCACTCGTACCGCGATCTGGCCTACGTCGCCGGCCGCAGCCCCACCTACGCCTCCCTGGCCGAGCCCGTCATGCGGCGCGCCGTCGAGCTGTTCGCCAAGGACGAGGACCACCAGCGGTCGTATGCGCTGAACCTCATCGGGATGGCCACCGTCCACCTCCTCAACCGCGAGCCCGAACAGTCCGCGGCCCTTGCGGAGCAAGCCATGCGGGTGGCCGGCAAGGTCCGCTCGGAGCGGGTCAACACCCGGCTGCGCAAGACCCTCTCCGCCGCCGCCCGGGACTTCGGGGACGTCGCCGACGTCGTCGATCTCACCGAGCGGCTCGCCGCCCGCCTCCCCGAGTCCGCGGAGGCCGTCTGAACTGCGGACACACCGTCCGCACCGCCCAGGCTCCGGCCGCGGCGCTCACCCCGTACAGCCCGACACGGCTCCCCCGCCGCCAGGACAGCAGGGTGACCGCCGCGGCCGGTTTACGACGCCCGGAAAGGGCGTTCACGGCCAGGTGGCGAGATCTGCCGGTTCACCGGGTCGTAACACACGGGACACCTTCGTCACCGGTGCGAAACGTCGAGCTGCACTGACCGAAACGGCGCTGCGCGAATCTCCTCAGCACAGTCGGCCCTCAAACGTGAGCATCCGCACGGGCCGTTCCCACCCACGAGGAGACGCTGGCCTTGAATGGCGCAGATACCGCATTCGTACTGATCAGTGCCGCGCTCGTCATGCTGATGACGCCCGGCCTGGCATTCTTCTACGGCGGCATGGTGCGGGTGAAGAGCGCCCTCAACATGCTCATGATGTCCTTGATCTCGCTCGCCATCGTCAGCGTGGTGTGGGTCCTCTACGGATACTCACTCACCTTCGGTGACGACATCGGCGGCGGTCTCCTGGGCAACCTGGACCACATCGGCTTCAAGGGCATCGGGGTCGACACCCTGACCGGAGGCACGGAAGGCATCCCCGTCTTCGCCTTCGCCCTGTTCCAGATGATGTTCGCCATCCTCACCCCCGCCCTGATGAGCGGCGCGCTCGCCGACCGCGTGAAGTTCAGCGCCTGGGCGCTCTTCATCACCCTGTGGGTCTCCGTCGTCTACTTCCCGGTCGCGCACTGGGTCTGGAGCTCCGACGGCTGGCTGCACTCCCTCGGCGTGATCGACTTCGCGGGTGGTACCGCGGTCCACATCAACGCCGGTGTCGGAGCACTCGCCGCGGTCCTGGTCGTCGGCAAGCGCATCGGATTCAAGAAGGACCCGATGCGGCCGCACAGCCTGCCGCTCGTCGTCCTCGGCATGGCGCTCCTGTGGTTCGGCTGGTTCGGCTTCAACGCCGGCTCCGAGCTGGCCGCCGACGGCACCGCCGCGCTCATGGCCTTCAACACGCAGATCGCCACCGCCGCCGCCATGGTCGGCTGGCTCGCCTACGAGCGGATCCGCCACGGCGCCTTCACCACGCTCGGCGCCGCCTCCGGCGCGGTCGCGGGCCTCGTCGCCATCACCCCGTCCGGCGCCAACGTCAGCCCCTTCGGCGCCATCCTCATCGGCGTCGTGGCCGGCGCGGTCTGCTCCTGGGCCGTCAGCCTCAAGTACAAGCTCGGCTACGACGACTCCCTCGACGTCGTCGGCGTCCACCTCGTCGGCGGTGTCATCGGCACCCTGCTCGTCG encodes the following:
- the nsdA gene encoding transcriptional repressor NsdA; amino-acid sequence: MDGGGAGGTNTGKRPNGQLGSWFIRSGWSKGELARQVNRRAREMGAHHISTDTSRVRRWLDGEQPREPIPRILSELFSERFGAVVAIEDLGLRSAHQSPSVSGVDLPWTGPQTVALISEFSRSDLMLARRGFLGTSLALAAGPSLVEPMQRWLVPAPPGDPGRTETGPAAPSALPGLSGPELDLLESTTACFRLWDAQCGGGLRRKAVVGQLHELTDLLQESHPEATSRRLFRCAAELAELAGWMSYDVGLQPNAQKYFVLALHAAKEAGDKPLGSYILSSMSRQMIHLGRPDDALELIHLAQYGSRDSATPRTQAMLYAMEARAYANMGQPSRTKRAVRMAEDTFSDIGLDGEPEPDWIRFFSEAELNGENAHSYRDLAYVAGRSPTYASLAEPVMRRAVELFAKDEDHQRSYALNLIGMATVHLLNREPEQSAALAEQAMRVAGKVRSERVNTRLRKTLSAAARDFGDVADVVDLTERLAARLPESAEAV
- a CDS encoding ammonium transporter, which produces MNGADTAFVLISAALVMLMTPGLAFFYGGMVRVKSALNMLMMSLISLAIVSVVWVLYGYSLTFGDDIGGGLLGNLDHIGFKGIGVDTLTGGTEGIPVFAFALFQMMFAILTPALMSGALADRVKFSAWALFITLWVSVVYFPVAHWVWSSDGWLHSLGVIDFAGGTAVHINAGVGALAAVLVVGKRIGFKKDPMRPHSLPLVVLGMALLWFGWFGFNAGSELAADGTAALMAFNTQIATAAAMVGWLAYERIRHGAFTTLGAASGAVAGLVAITPSGANVSPFGAILIGVVAGAVCSWAVSLKYKLGYDDSLDVVGVHLVGGVIGTLLVGLLATDGLGGLEQFGKQAVGAVSVMAYSFVVSWILAKIVDATIGFRASEDDETSGVDMAYHAESAYDYSAVGGSPAGRSSVAAPTETLATATNKKVDA
- the ftsY gene encoding signal recognition particle-docking protein FtsY produces the protein METVILVVVIALVALGAIGGLVVGSRKKKLPPSAPSSTPTITAPPAEPHVGDEAETPRDESRRTIEEVGLPDSGGAPVAVEEPALGAPPEIEIPEPSAGRLVRLRARLARSQNALGKGLLTLLSREHLDDETWEEIEDTLLAADVGVAPTHELVARLRERVRVLGTRTPQELRALLREELVLLLDPESDRVVKTESGLDTPAVVMVVGVNGTGKTTTTGKLARVLVADGRSVVLGAADTFRAAAADQLQTWGERVGARTVRGPEGGDPASVAFDAVKEGIAEGADVVLIDTAGRLHTKTGLMDELGKVKRVVEKHGPLDEVLLVLDATTGQNGLVQARVFAEVVDITGIVLTKLDGTAKGGIVIAVQRELGVPVKLVGLGEGPDDLAPFEPEAFVDALIGD
- a CDS encoding bifunctional DNA primase/polymerase, whose protein sequence is MGFTIGGIREIREMRSGSRRRGRTAECTEVAEYTGLWGWDVVLGARAPDGRCSCGDPACPEPGAHPRGRGEIPAGSTLAEVTGAWAAAPGASVLLPVGRCFDVIDVAEPAGSRALVRLERMGLPVGPVTATPGGRAHFFVAPGAAAELPALLYRMGWDDADLDLHALGPGAHVAAPPTRPAGLGPVRWLRPPSLDTAAAPPPARLLLGTLAYLCHRFATG
- a CDS encoding sugar porter family MFS transporter, which gives rise to MTSTAQVPPPSGRAAHPDHIGHVIFITAAAAMGGFLFGYDSSVINGAVEAIRHRYGIGSAALAQVIAIALIGCAIGAATAGRIADRIGRIRCMRISAGLFTVSAVGSALPFDIYDLAFWRVIGGFAIGMASVIGPAYIAEVSPAAYRGRLGSFQQAAIVIGIAVSQLVNYGILQLADGDQRGRIAGLEAWQWMLGVMVVPALLYGLLSFAIPESPRYLISAGRADRAKEVLAEVESKGVDLDARVAEIEHAMRREHKPVFRDLMGSRFGFLPIVWIGIGLSVFQQLVGINVAFYYSATLWQSVGIDPSSSFFYSFTTSIVNIIGTVIAMVLVDRVGRKPLALTGSIGMAVALAFEAWAFSAELVHGKLPNTEGTVALIAAHVFVLFFALSWGVVVWVFLGEMFPNRIRAAALGVAASAQWIANWAITASFPSLADWNLSGTYVIYACFATLSIPFVVLFVKETKGKTLEEMG